CCTCATCCCGGATCTCAGCGTCCGTGAAAACGTGCGCGTCGGCCGGCATTCGACAACCCGGTTCACCGGATGGATCAACAAGGGCAAGGACGCGAAGGCGGTCCGCGAGGCCTTGGAGTTTCTGGGCCTCGGCCACATCTCACCCGACGCCAAGGTCGGCAGCCTGCGCCCGAGTGAACGCGTCGGTGTCGCCATCGCGCGAGCGCTGCAGGAGCGACAGCTCGGCAGCGGCGTTGTGGTGTTCGATGAGTCCTCGCGCGCGATTCCGCACGAGTCGCTGGATGACTTCTACGACATGATCCGTCTGCTCACCTCCCAGGGGACCGGCGTGGTGATCGTGAGCCACAACCTCAACGAGGTGCTGCAGATCGCCGACCGGGTGACAGCCCTCCGTAACGGCCGTGTGGTTGAGATGGGGCTCTCCACCGCCGATCTCGACGAAGCGGCACTGACCAAGCTCGTCCTCGGCCACTACGGAGAGCTCGACGATTTCCAGGCGGCCATGCCCGCCGACATCCGGGATGGCGGCATCGAACTGCGCGGCATCAGCGGCGGGCGCATTCGCAATGTCTCCACAGCGGTCAAGCGGGGCGAGGTGGTCGGCTTCACCGGCAGCGTCGACTCCGGGCTTTCCAGCCTGGCGCCGCTCATCGCCGGCGCGGTCAGTGGGCGTGGGACGATCGTCGTCGATCACTCGGAACTCCCGCTCGAGAGCGCGAGCATCAGGAAGGCACTTCGTGCGGGAATCGCCTACATCCCGCAGGATCGCCATGGCCAGGGACTCGCGACCGGTCTGACCGTCGAGGAGAACGTCACGCTCCCGCATCTGCACCGGCGGGGCAAGCCGTGGTGGACCGGGCTGGGCTGGCAGAAGTCCGAAACGGAAGCGGTGCTCAAGGCCTTCGAGGTCACGCCGCCGAATCGCCATGCCGTTGTCGCTACCTTCTCGGGCGGCAACCAGCAGAAGGTCCTCATGGGCAAGTGGCTGCTGGGCGGGCCCACTGCGCTTGTGCTCGACGACCCGACCCAGGCGGTGGATGTCGGTGCCCGCTCGGCGGTGCTGCGAGCCACGCGCCAGGCCGCAGTCGACGGTGCCGCCGTCGTTCTGTGCAGCTCCGAGGTCGACGACCTCGCCGCGGTCTGTGACCGCGTTCTCGTTCTGGAGGAGGGGAAGGTGCTGCTCGAACTCGAGCGCCCGTTCACTGCCGACGACATCCTCTCCGCGATCTTCCACGACTCCGAAGGATCTGACCGATGACCACCACGACCCCGAATCCCACCACCTCCAACGTCACGATTCCGAAGCCCGTCTCGCCGGCGCGACGGATCGCGTTCAACATCCTCTCCCGCTATGCGCTCGTGATCTTGTGGATCATCATGCTGCTGGTGCTCCTGGCGTTCGTGCCGGGTGACGTCAGCCCGTTCGACGCCATGCGCACGGTCTTCAGCCAGATCACGCCCGTGATCTTCCTGGCGCTCGGCGTGGTGATCACGATGTCGGTCGGCGAGTTCGACCTGTCGTTCGCGGGAATTTTCAGCATCTCCGCGGTCGCGGTCCCGTCGCTTGCCGTCCTTTACGGCTGGCCCGTCGGCCTCGCAGTGCTTGCCGCGATCGTCATTGCCCTCGTCTTGGGTGCGATCAATGCCGCGCTGATCGTGGGGCTGGGAATCAACTCGGTCGTCGTCACCCTCGGTGTCTGGAGCGTCGCCGGCGGGCTCGCGTTCTGGCTGTCGCGTGAGACCACCGTCAGCGGTCTCGACCCCGCGCTCGCCGCGATCTCGACGGGTCGATTCCTCGGGCTGCCGCACGTGTTCTGGTATGGCGTCATCCTGGTTGCGATCGCCGCGTACATCATGGGAGCCACTCCCATCGGCCGCCACATGGCGTTCGTGGGATCCAACCGCGCCGTCGCTGCGCTCGCCGGGATCGCGGTCAGCCGGGTGCGGATTGGCGCGTATCTCGCGAGCGCCCTGCTCGCAGGGCTCGCTGGCGTCGTGATCTCGATCGGAAACGGCGGCTTCAACCCGGCATCCGCCGGGGCGTACCTGCTGCCCACGTTCGCCGCGGTGTTCCTCGGCACGGTCGCGGTCGTGCCTGGCCGGTTCAACCCGATCGGCATGCTGATCGCCGCATACTTCCTCATCACCGGTGTCTTCCTGCTGCAGCTCCTCCACTTCACCGGCTGGGTGACCGAGGTCTTCTATGGCATGGCGTTGATCGTCGCCGTCACGGTGTCGCACCTTCTGCAACGCCGAATCAAGGGCTGACCCTCGACAAGCGATCGAGAGCAGACCCCGCACCAGCTGCACTACCCATCACCAAGAGCACTACCCACACCCACGAATGGAGTCACTCGAATGACGAAGTCACTACGAGCTCTCGGCGTCGCTCTCGCCGCCGCGAGCATGCTCATCCTCGCCGGTTGCGCCGGCGACGGAGGGGACAACACCGCCGCACCGGCCGAACCGGCAGCCGAGCTGAGCTCCGAGGCTCAGGCGGCGCTCGAGATCGTCGAGGCTGCATCCGTCTCCGTCGACGAGTTCGAGGCACCAGGCGACGCGATCGACGGCAGCGCCATCGCCGGCAAGACCGTGTACTACATCCCCGCCACACTGCAGGTTCCGGTGCTGAAAGTCATCGGCGAAAACCTGACCGATGCGCTCGACAACCTCGACGCGACCGTCCAGGTCTGCGACGGCAAGGCGAACCCCGCCGACATCGCGAGCTGCGTCGCGCAGGCGATCGCAGCGGATGCCGGTGCCGTCGTCACCGCAGGCATCACCCCGGAGTTCGCACCGGCCGCATTCGCCGACCTGACCGCCGCGGGGATTCCCTGGGTGCAGGGCCTCACCGCCCCGGCCGGCGCCGCCGACCCGACGCAGGTCGCCTACGTCACGGAGAACCAGGTCCTGCTGCAGAGCTGGTCCACCAACTGGGTCATCGCCGACTCGGATGCCAAAGCGAACGTGCTCGTGATCAAGCTGACCGACACCCCGGCGACGACGATGTGGGCCGACGCGGGGATCCTCGCGACCTACGAGAAGGGCTGCGCGGACTGCGTCGTGGAGGTCATCGAGATCAACTCGGGCCAGCTCGACCGCTTGCAGAGCCTGATCAGCTCGACGCTGGTGGCGAAGCCCGACATCACCTACATCCAGGCGCAGTTCGACCAGTTCCTGCCGGCCGTCGCCCAGGGCATCCAGTCCGCCGCGCGCGACGACATCACGGTCGCGAGCGTCGACGGTTTCCTGTCAACACTGCAGGACATGGAGGCCGGTGGGAACATCAAGTCCGCCGTCGCCTACAACAAGTCAGCCCTGGGCTGGTACCTGGCTGACGCCGCCGCGCGTCTGGCCGCCGGACAGCCTGCCGTCCAGAACCTCGACTTCCCGTTCCGTCGCGCGTTCAACGAGACGAACCTCGGCGACCTCACACTGACGCCCGAGGCTGAGGCATCCGGGGAGTGGTTCGGCGACGCCGACTACCAGGCCGGGTTCCTCGAGCTGTGGGGCACCAACTAGCGAACGCCACTCTCACCGGCCTCTGCCTCAGGGCAGAGGCCGGTGACGAACCACCTTTACTATTGGTGGGTGACTGATCCGCGCCAGCCTGACGACCCGCAGAGCGAGCCGACGCAGGCGACGCCGACCCCATTTGACGAGGGCGAGCCGACGCAGGCGATGCCGACCCAGTCGGGTGAACAGTCCGGCGCAGACACCCCGACCGCGGCCATCGGTACCCCAGGCTGGCTCGGTGGCCAGTCCACGGTGGCCCTGCCGACCCAGCCCGCGGCGCCGGAACAGCCGACCGTGGCGATGCGGGCCCCCGAGCTGCCGGTCGCTCCCACTGAGCTCCTTGCCGCCGCGCCCAGCGGTGCCGCCGGCGACACTTCCCGCGATGCCGGGGGCGATGGCAGCCTGCCCCCGGCCGGTGGAGGAATCGGTGCGCTGTTCCGCCGGCATCCGAAAGCCTGGCTCGTGTCCACGCTCGGACTCGCCTTCGTGCTGCTCGGCGGTGGGGCAGTCTTCGCCGGCATGGCGAGCGCCCGGCCCGAGGCATCCGTCGTCGCCGCTCCGACATCCACCCCGACACCAACCGAGACCATCGAGCCGCCGCGCCCGGTGCCGAACCCGATCGCCGGGCCGACCGCGCTGCGCACCTGCACGCTGGGCGGCCTCGCCACCGACCCGCGGCTCGCCAACCTGCACGCCTCGGTGCTGAACGCCACCACCGGAGAGGTGCTGTTCGACCGCAACGCCGCCACCCCGGAGCGCACCGGCAGCGTGCTGAAGACGGTCACCGCCGCCGCCGCTCTCGCCGCCCTCGGAGCGGACTACCGCATCACTACCAGCGTTGTGGTCGCCACCGACCCGACCACGATCACCCTCGTCGGCGGGGGAGACGCCACCCTCAGCCAGCGGGGCGCGGGCGCGGAAAGCTTCTACGCCGGAGCGCCGAAGCTCAGCGATCTGGCCGCGCAGGTGAAGGCCGGCCTGCCCGCCGGTCAGACCGATGTGGCATTGGTGCTGGACGCCACCCTCTGGGACCCCACCGACAAGTGGGATTCGAGCTGGGATAGAGATCAGCAGACCATCGGGTACATGTCCGAGGTGACGGCGCTGCAGGTCGACGCCGACCGAGCCGACCCGAACAAGAACACCAGCCCCCGCAGCACCGACCCGATCGGGAGCGCGGGCGAGGCATTCGCCGCCGCCCTGGCCGCCGAGGGGATCACAGTCACCGGCACGAGTACCGGAGCAGCCCCGGATGGCGCAACCGCCATCGCCCAGGTTCAGTCGCAGCCGGTGTCCACGCTGGTGCGCCAGATGATGGATCTCAGCGACAACACGCTCGCCGAAATGCTGGCACGCCTGGTGTCGATCGAACAGGGCCTGCCCGGCACCTTCGGATCGCTGCAGGATGCGTACGCGAGCGCGCTCAGCGTCTACGGCATTCCCACCACCGGCATGGTGATCCGAGACGGATCCGGGCTCAGCGAACACAACCGGGTGACTCCCGTGTACGTGGCGCAGCTAATGGCGAAGGCGCTGCACGGCGAGCAGAACCTTAAGGTGATGTACGACACGCTGCCGGTCGCCGGTCAGAGCGGAACCCTCAAGTCGCGGTTCACCGGCGACGCCGCCGTCGCGCGCGGCGCGGTCAACGCCAAGACCGGATGGATCGACACCGCTCGCACCCTGGCCGGAGTCGTGCACGCCGCCGACGGCAGCGAGCTCGCCTTCGCGTTCTACGCCGTGGGCACCGGAAAGGAATCCGCGATGCCCGCGCTCGACGAGCTGACCGCCGGAGTGTTCCGGTGCGGCAACAACCTCAGCAACAATTGACCCGGTCGTAAGCTGGGCGCATGACACGGGCCCTGTTCATCATCGACGTACAGAACGACTTCACCGAGGGCGGCGCCCTCGGCTGCGACGGCGGTAACGCGGTAGCCGCGCGCATCACCGAGTGGCTGGCCGAGCATGACTACGATCACGTGTTCGCCTCCCGAGACTGGCACGACGCCGACAACGACAACGGCGGACACTTCTCGCCGAAACCCGACTTCGTGAACAGCTGGCCGCCGCACTGCGTCAGCGGAACACCGGGTGCCGAGTACCACCCGGCGCTCACGCTCGACAAGGTCGATGTGCACGTCCAGAAGGGCCAGGGCAAACCGGCATACTCGATCTTCGACGGCGTCACCGACGAGGGCCGCTCGGTCATTGCCACGCTCGACGACCTGGACGTCACCGACGTCGACGTTGTCGGAATCGCTACCGACCACTGCGTGCGCGCATCCGCCCTGGACGCGCTGCGCGCCGGGCGGTCGGTGCGTGTGCTGACCCGAATGATCGCGGGCGTCGCACCAGAGAGCAGCAAGGCGGCGCTCGCCGAAATGCGGTCCGCCGGCGCCCAGATCGTGCGCTGACGCCGCCGGGCGACCCGCCTAGTAGTGCGAGAGGTCGCTGGTGATCCCGGTCGATGCCTTCAATAGCTCCGGCAGCAGCCGATCCTTGGTGTGCGCGACCGACGACCCACCCGCCACGGTGGACACGTTGATCGCCGCGACCACCTGACCGGCGCGACGCACCGGCGCCGCCAGGGAACGCAGTCCGAACTCGAGCTCCTGGTCCACCATTGCCCAGCCCTGCTCGCGCACGTGGCCCAGCTCCTCGAGCAACGCGTCCCGCGTGGTGATGGTGCGCGGCGTCAGGGATTCGGCGTGGAATCTGGTGAGGAAGTGGTCAAGCTCATCGGCGGACAGGTTGCCGAGCAGCACCCGCCCCATCGAGGTGGCGTGCGCGGGAAACCGGGTGCCGATGGTGATGTTGACGGTCATGATCCGCCGGGTGGGCACCCGGGCGATGTAGACGATATCGGCGCCGTCGAGCACCGAGGCCGACGTCGACTCACCGACCGCGCGCGACAGCTGTTCGAGGTGTGGCTGCGCCACCTCGGTCAGCGACAGTGACGACAGGTAGCTGAAGCCCAACTCGAGAACCCGCGGGGTGAGCGAGTACGCGCGCTCGTCGGCACGCACATAACCGAGTTCCTCCAGGGTCAGCAGGAACCGCCGCGCGGTCGCCCGGGTGAGGCCGGTGGCGCGGGCAATGTCGGCGAGCGTCATCGACGGGCTCTCGGCACTGAACGCACGGATCACGGACAGGCCGCGGGCGAGCGACTGCACATACTCGCCGCTCGGAGGGATCGTCATTCGCCGAGGTTAGCGTTCCAGCACGACCGCGAGGCCCTGCCCAACGCCGATGCAGATCGCGGCCACACCGACACCGCCACCGCGGCGCTTCAGCTCGTGCGCGACATGGCCGATGATGCGGCCACCGGATGCGCCGAGCGGGTGCCCGATCGCGATGGCGCCGCCGTGAATGTTGACCTTCTCCGGGTCCAGGTCGGGCCAGAGCTGCAGGCAGGCCAGACTCTGCGCCGCGAACGCCTCGTTCAGCTCAACCACATCGACGTCGGCCCACGTCTTGCCGGCGCGGGCGAGTGCCTGGTTCGCGGCCTCGACCGGGCCGATGCCGAACACGTCGGGATCCACGCCGGAGGCGCCGCGCGACACGATCCGAGCGAGCGGCTCAGCGTCGATCGCGCCCTCCGCGCCGATGATCAGCGCGGACGCGCCGTCGTTCAGGGTGGACGCGTTGCCGGCGGTCACCGTGCCGTTCTCCTTGCGGAACGCGGTCTTCAACCCGGCGAGAGTCTCGACCGTGGTGTCCGGGCGGATGCCCTCGTCGCGGGTGAGAGTGGTGCCGGGCACCAGCACGATCTCGTCGTCGTAGATACCGGCATCCCATGCCGCGGCGGCCAGTTGGTGGCTGCGCGCGGCGAACTCGTCCTG
This Salinibacterium sp. ZJ450 DNA region includes the following protein-coding sequences:
- a CDS encoding sugar ABC transporter ATP-binding protein, translated to MTAPRLEVRSLSKTFAGVTVLKDAHLQVQAGEVHALIGQNGSGKSTLIKLISGVYRADHGGEVFVDGERIGTPVDPGRLHDEGLAFVHQDLGLIPDLSVRENVRVGRHSTTRFTGWINKGKDAKAVREALEFLGLGHISPDAKVGSLRPSERVGVAIARALQERQLGSGVVVFDESSRAIPHESLDDFYDMIRLLTSQGTGVVIVSHNLNEVLQIADRVTALRNGRVVEMGLSTADLDEAALTKLVLGHYGELDDFQAAMPADIRDGGIELRGISGGRIRNVSTAVKRGEVVGFTGSVDSGLSSLAPLIAGAVSGRGTIVVDHSELPLESASIRKALRAGIAYIPQDRHGQGLATGLTVEENVTLPHLHRRGKPWWTGLGWQKSETEAVLKAFEVTPPNRHAVVATFSGGNQQKVLMGKWLLGGPTALVLDDPTQAVDVGARSAVLRATRQAAVDGAAVVLCSSEVDDLAAVCDRVLVLEEGKVLLELERPFTADDILSAIFHDSEGSDR
- a CDS encoding ABC transporter permease; protein product: MTTTTPNPTTSNVTIPKPVSPARRIAFNILSRYALVILWIIMLLVLLAFVPGDVSPFDAMRTVFSQITPVIFLALGVVITMSVGEFDLSFAGIFSISAVAVPSLAVLYGWPVGLAVLAAIVIALVLGAINAALIVGLGINSVVVTLGVWSVAGGLAFWLSRETTVSGLDPALAAISTGRFLGLPHVFWYGVILVAIAAYIMGATPIGRHMAFVGSNRAVAALAGIAVSRVRIGAYLASALLAGLAGVVISIGNGGFNPASAGAYLLPTFAAVFLGTVAVVPGRFNPIGMLIAAYFLITGVFLLQLLHFTGWVTEVFYGMALIVAVTVSHLLQRRIKG
- a CDS encoding substrate-binding domain-containing protein, with protein sequence MTKSLRALGVALAAASMLILAGCAGDGGDNTAAPAEPAAELSSEAQAALEIVEAASVSVDEFEAPGDAIDGSAIAGKTVYYIPATLQVPVLKVIGENLTDALDNLDATVQVCDGKANPADIASCVAQAIAADAGAVVTAGITPEFAPAAFADLTAAGIPWVQGLTAPAGAADPTQVAYVTENQVLLQSWSTNWVIADSDAKANVLVIKLTDTPATTMWADAGILATYEKGCADCVVEVIEINSGQLDRLQSLISSTLVAKPDITYIQAQFDQFLPAVAQGIQSAARDDITVASVDGFLSTLQDMEAGGNIKSAVAYNKSALGWYLADAAARLAAGQPAVQNLDFPFRRAFNETNLGDLTLTPEAEASGEWFGDADYQAGFLELWGTN
- the dacB gene encoding D-alanyl-D-alanine carboxypeptidase/D-alanyl-D-alanine-endopeptidase, producing MTDPRQPDDPQSEPTQATPTPFDEGEPTQAMPTQSGEQSGADTPTAAIGTPGWLGGQSTVALPTQPAAPEQPTVAMRAPELPVAPTELLAAAPSGAAGDTSRDAGGDGSLPPAGGGIGALFRRHPKAWLVSTLGLAFVLLGGGAVFAGMASARPEASVVAAPTSTPTPTETIEPPRPVPNPIAGPTALRTCTLGGLATDPRLANLHASVLNATTGEVLFDRNAATPERTGSVLKTVTAAAALAALGADYRITTSVVVATDPTTITLVGGGDATLSQRGAGAESFYAGAPKLSDLAAQVKAGLPAGQTDVALVLDATLWDPTDKWDSSWDRDQQTIGYMSEVTALQVDADRADPNKNTSPRSTDPIGSAGEAFAAALAAEGITVTGTSTGAAPDGATAIAQVQSQPVSTLVRQMMDLSDNTLAEMLARLVSIEQGLPGTFGSLQDAYASALSVYGIPTTGMVIRDGSGLSEHNRVTPVYVAQLMAKALHGEQNLKVMYDTLPVAGQSGTLKSRFTGDAAVARGAVNAKTGWIDTARTLAGVVHAADGSELAFAFYAVGTGKESAMPALDELTAGVFRCGNNLSNN
- a CDS encoding isochorismatase family protein, which codes for MTRALFIIDVQNDFTEGGALGCDGGNAVAARITEWLAEHDYDHVFASRDWHDADNDNGGHFSPKPDFVNSWPPHCVSGTPGAEYHPALTLDKVDVHVQKGQGKPAYSIFDGVTDEGRSVIATLDDLDVTDVDVVGIATDHCVRASALDALRAGRSVRVLTRMIAGVAPESSKAALAEMRSAGAQIVR
- a CDS encoding IclR family transcriptional regulator C-terminal domain-containing protein, with amino-acid sequence MTIPPSGEYVQSLARGLSVIRAFSAESPSMTLADIARATGLTRATARRFLLTLEELGYVRADERAYSLTPRVLELGFSYLSSLSLTEVAQPHLEQLSRAVGESTSASVLDGADIVYIARVPTRRIMTVNITIGTRFPAHATSMGRVLLGNLSADELDHFLTRFHAESLTPRTITTRDALLEELGHVREQGWAMVDQELEFGLRSLAAPVRRAGQVVAAINVSTVAGGSSVAHTKDRLLPELLKASTGITSDLSHY
- a CDS encoding thiolase family protein, which produces MGSSFIYDSVRTPFGRIGKGLADVRPDDLAGYTLEALIARHPGFDLEKVDDVILGDANAAGEDNRNVARMAAILAGFPTTIPGVTVNRLCGSSVESVIQASRAIETGDADLMIAGGVESMSRAPWVMLKSNRPYPTGNETMHSTTLGWRMTNPRMPGQWTVSLGESTEILAERYGIGRAAQDEFAARSHQLAAAAWDAGIYDDEIVLVPGTTLTRDEGIRPDTTVETLAGLKTAFRKENGTVTAGNASTLNDGASALIIGAEGAIDAEPLARIVSRGASGVDPDVFGIGPVEAANQALARAGKTWADVDVVELNEAFAAQSLACLQLWPDLDPEKVNIHGGAIAIGHPLGASGGRIIGHVAHELKRRGGGVGVAAICIGVGQGLAVVLER